Proteins co-encoded in one Pseudophryne corroboree isolate aPseCor3 chromosome 1, aPseCor3.hap2, whole genome shotgun sequence genomic window:
- the LOC134900125 gene encoding thioredoxin-like, with protein MVRYIESLDDFKKALADAGSSLVVVDFTATWCGPCKMIGPFFDGLSAKYTDVVFLKVDVDDAQDVASHCDIKCMPTFHFYKNGERIHEFSGANQASLEQKVQELK; from the exons gATGACTTCAAAAAAGCCCTGGCTGATGCTGGCAGCAGTCTAGTAGTTGTTGACTTCACAGCCACATGGTGTGGACCATGTAAAATGATTGGACCCTTCTTTGAC GGCTTGTCTGCAAAATACACAGATGTCGTGTTCCTTAAAGTGGATGTAGATGATGCTCAG GATGTTGCATCACACTGTGACATCAAATGTATGCCAACATTTCATTTCTATAAAAATGGAGAGCGG ATACATGAATTTAGTGGAGCAAATCAAGCCAGTTTGGAGCAGAAGGTGCAAGAACTGAAATAA